The Lacipirellula parvula genome window below encodes:
- a CDS encoding DUF1501 domain-containing protein, giving the protein MIDPSEEFARHITRRTFLGGAAGTLGTAALGSLLAGHAGSTFAAAAGGIATNSLGLPHFAPKAKRVLCLFQSEGFSHVDLFDHKPNLTKFHGKEIPPSVKGEQRLTGMTSGQSAFPVVAPLWPGRKCGQQGTWMSDLLPHMQTIADEMCIIKSMHTEAINHDPAITYINTGNQQPGYASMGAWMSYGLGSLNENLPTFIAMVSQGSGKNPGQPIFSRLWGSGFLPSSHQGVGLRPGANPVLYLKDPPGTNREQRRAMLDDLAHLNHLRARELGDPETLTRINAYEMAFRMQTSVPELTDTSDESPETLDSYGPEVAKAGSYAANCLLARRLLERDVRFVQLFHRGWDQHIAIQKQLPNQCKDVDQPTAALIKDLRQRGLLDDTLVIFATEFGRTVFSQGRLGDPGMGRDHHGRCFTVWLAGAGVKPGMEYGSTDDFCYNIAENPVHLRDLHATILHCLGIDHARLTYKFRGLDTKLTGVEEAHVVKGILA; this is encoded by the coding sequence GTGATCGATCCATCTGAAGAATTCGCACGGCACATTACGCGGCGCACCTTTCTTGGCGGCGCGGCGGGGACGCTCGGAACGGCAGCACTCGGCTCTTTGCTCGCGGGACATGCGGGGAGCACGTTCGCGGCGGCGGCGGGCGGCATCGCGACCAACTCGTTGGGGTTGCCGCACTTCGCGCCGAAGGCGAAGCGCGTGCTCTGCCTCTTCCAATCGGAAGGGTTCTCGCACGTCGACTTGTTCGATCACAAGCCGAACCTCACCAAATTCCACGGCAAAGAAATCCCGCCGTCGGTCAAGGGCGAGCAACGGCTCACCGGCATGACCTCCGGCCAGTCGGCATTTCCGGTCGTCGCGCCGCTGTGGCCTGGGCGGAAATGCGGCCAACAGGGAACGTGGATGAGCGACCTGCTCCCCCACATGCAAACGATCGCCGACGAGATGTGCATCATCAAGTCGATGCATACCGAAGCGATCAACCACGACCCGGCGATTACGTACATCAACACCGGCAACCAACAGCCAGGCTACGCGAGCATGGGGGCGTGGATGAGCTATGGGCTCGGCAGCCTCAACGAAAACCTGCCGACGTTCATCGCGATGGTGTCGCAAGGCTCGGGCAAGAATCCAGGACAGCCGATCTTCTCGCGACTGTGGGGGAGCGGGTTCCTGCCGTCGTCGCATCAAGGCGTCGGCCTGCGGCCTGGCGCCAACCCGGTGCTTTACCTCAAAGATCCGCCGGGGACGAACCGCGAGCAACGACGCGCGATGCTCGACGACCTCGCCCATCTCAATCACCTGCGGGCGCGTGAGCTGGGCGATCCTGAAACGCTCACACGGATTAACGCCTACGAGATGGCGTTCCGCATGCAAACCTCGGTGCCGGAACTGACCGACACGAGCGACGAATCACCCGAGACGCTCGACTCGTACGGCCCGGAGGTCGCGAAGGCAGGAAGCTATGCGGCGAATTGCTTGCTTGCGCGGCGGCTGTTGGAGCGCGACGTGCGGTTTGTGCAGTTGTTCCACCGCGGGTGGGATCAGCATATCGCCATCCAGAAGCAACTGCCGAACCAGTGCAAAGACGTTGATCAACCGACGGCCGCGCTGATCAAAGACTTGCGGCAACGCGGGCTGCTCGACGACACGCTGGTGATCTTCGCCACGGAGTTTGGCCGCACGGTGTTCAGCCAAGGGCGGCTGGGAGATCCGGGGATGGGGCGCGACCATCATGGCCGCTGCTTCACCGTGTGGCTTGCGGGCGCCGGCGTGAAGCCGGGTATGGAGTACGGCAGCACCGACGACTTCTGCTACAACATCGCCGAGAACCCGGTCCACCTACGCGACCTGCATGCGACGATCTTGCATTGCCTCGGGATCGATCACGCGCGGCTGACGTACAAGTTCCGCGGGCTCGATACGAAGCTAACCGGTGTGGAAGAGGCGCATGTGGTGAAGGGGATATTGGCGTAG